A single Micromonospora luteifusca DNA region contains:
- the murD gene encoding UDP-N-acetylmuramoyl-L-alanine--D-glutamate ligase, which yields MRLADLRGRSVAVWGTGREGVAAVTAVAAHGPASLVAVDDRTNFLSLPWEGPVAQAAPLVTGDDGLARLVAADVVIRSPGVPQTHPWMVELRRRGIPVTQGTALWMADHAARTVGVTGSKGKSTTSSLTSHLLNAVERPNLFGGNIGVPTLELPEAALYVLELSSYQCSDLTDSPHVAVVTALFPEHLDAHGGEREYYRDKLNLIAHDPATVVVNGTDPRLIAELGDRPVVRAGLPDTTHVAVGPDGTPWFHLGDHPLFPRAVLPLVGRHNESNLCVALAVLDALDVDVVARKDTLAVAVAEFQGLAHRLTEILDPSGLTFVDDTLATSPYAAMHAIDAYDGRPLTVIVGGNDRGVDYTPLRDHLAERDITVIGIPDSGPRIIQTLAGLASVRCEIVEDLTAAVRQARKLTPANGVVLLSPAAPSYGRYRNFEHRSEAFLEAIEETATR from the coding sequence GTGCGCCTGGCTGACCTGCGCGGACGCTCTGTGGCCGTCTGGGGTACGGGCCGTGAGGGCGTGGCCGCTGTCACCGCCGTCGCCGCGCACGGCCCGGCCAGCCTGGTCGCCGTGGACGACCGGACGAACTTCCTGTCGCTGCCGTGGGAAGGGCCGGTCGCCCAGGCCGCGCCGCTGGTGACCGGCGACGACGGGCTCGCTCGGCTGGTCGCGGCGGACGTGGTGATCCGCTCCCCGGGGGTGCCGCAGACGCACCCCTGGATGGTCGAGCTGCGCAGACGCGGTATCCCCGTCACGCAGGGCACCGCGCTCTGGATGGCCGATCACGCGGCCCGCACCGTCGGCGTCACCGGCAGCAAGGGCAAGAGCACCACGTCGAGTCTGACCAGCCACCTGCTGAACGCCGTCGAGCGACCGAACCTGTTCGGCGGCAACATCGGCGTACCGACGCTGGAGCTGCCCGAGGCGGCGCTCTACGTGCTGGAACTGTCGAGTTACCAGTGCAGTGACCTCACCGACTCGCCGCATGTCGCGGTGGTCACCGCGCTCTTCCCCGAACACCTGGACGCGCATGGCGGTGAGCGGGAGTACTACCGGGACAAGCTCAACCTGATCGCACACGATCCGGCGACCGTGGTGGTCAACGGCACCGACCCGCGGCTCATCGCGGAGTTGGGTGACCGCCCGGTGGTACGGGCAGGTCTGCCCGACACCACCCACGTCGCTGTCGGGCCGGACGGGACGCCCTGGTTCCACCTGGGGGACCACCCGCTCTTTCCGCGCGCGGTGCTGCCGCTGGTCGGCCGGCACAACGAGAGCAACCTGTGCGTGGCGCTGGCCGTGCTCGACGCGCTCGACGTCGACGTCGTCGCCCGTAAGGACACCCTGGCCGTGGCGGTCGCCGAATTCCAGGGGCTGGCGCACCGACTCACCGAGATTCTCGACCCGTCCGGCCTCACGTTCGTCGACGACACCCTCGCCACCAGCCCGTACGCGGCGATGCACGCGATCGACGCGTACGACGGGCGGCCGTTGACGGTCATCGTGGGCGGCAACGACCGGGGGGTGGACTACACCCCGCTGCGCGACCACCTGGCCGAGCGGGACATCACGGTCATCGGTATTCCGGACAGTGGCCCGCGGATCATCCAGACGCTTGCCGGGCTGGCGAGCGTGCGTTGCGAGATCGTCGAGGACCTTACTGCCGCGGTCCGTCAGGCTCGTAAGCTCACGCCGGCCAACGGCGTCGTGCTGTTGTCGCCGGCCGCGCCCAGCTACGGCCGGTACCGCAACTTCGAGCATCGCTCGGAGGCGTTCCTCGAGGCGATCGAGGAGACGGCGACTCGCTGA